The Yersinia entomophaga nucleotide sequence ACCTGTGTTTTCGCCGCTCGCGTCAAGGTATAAAAATCATCCACGTCATTGGCACCGGTACTCCCCGCGTCAATAACCGTAGTCACGCCGCTGGCCACGCCAATTAAATCCGCATCATCATGATAAATTGGCGAAGCTGGGTAGCAATGAACGTGTGAATCAATCCAGCCTGCGCTGACAAAGTACTGCCCCGCCAAATCTATGGTTGCCTTGGCAGAAAGAAAATCGATAGGATTTTCATTACAGAGTGAAACTGAAGTAATCTTGCCGTCATCAATAACGATATCGACCTGATGCCCTTCAACCAACCTTGCCCGTTTGATAATAAAGTCATGCATTATCTTTATTCTCCGTTAAATATCCGGGTAACAAGATGTGAGTGGCTAAATGATGATGGGGCAAAATTGATCATTTAATTTCGCCCCGTAATATCAAGAAATAGCGACCGGGAATAGAGAACCTAAAATCATCGCGCCTAAAATCGCACCACCGGTAATTGGCTTGCTCCATAAATAGAACAATAATGCGCCAGCCAAAGAACCAATACCGATAGGAATAGAAGCTGCCATTGCAGAAAGAATAATCAAGGGTCCAAGAAAACGTCCGGATGAATTACCTGCGCCCATCATGACATCCGCGCCGTAAGTTGAATCACTCTGATTAATGGTGAATTTTCTAGCCAGAATAATAAGATAACCGATAGCAATGCCAATAACTAACCCAGTGACCAGTGAAGCTGCAAAATTGGCTACGGGGAAAACAAATCCAGCGCCCAATAATAATGCAGGAACCCCCAAACCTACTCCGGTTTGAATCGCCCCACCAATATCCAGAATACCTACCAGCGAGCCTTCGATAATGCGTGCGAATAAGAAGCTGGCACCGAATGCTGCTACTGCACCATAAACGCCGGTATCCATACCTGCTCGCAACATGGAAACGAAAGCCACTTCGTTAAATGCGCCAATCCCATAGAGATAATACATATGGGTACCAGCAAAAACGCCGGAAGATAATACGCCAACAAATATCGGGAATGACCAGTCGGCATACCAAAAACCGTCTTTGGTTTGTTCATCCATCATCAAGCTCCTGTAGAAATGTTATTTACCGCTTAATGCGTTATGAATGCTGTCGAGCCAGACTGGAACGCCCAGACTGAATGACTCCAGGAATTTCATGTCAAAGCCACGGAAGAAACCGCTCAAAACAAACAGTAAGACAATAACTGCCATCATGATTTTTGTGACTTTATTCCAACCGCTTTCTTCTACGCCTTTACCGATTAAAATACCCAGAACCAGACCTGGAACAGCGTTCCCCATAATTAACTGAGCCAGACCGCCAAAAATAGTGGCCCAGAAACCGGAACGACGACCGGCATCAATAGCCGCCAGCCAGAAAATAACCGGCATCACGGTATTCACCAGAATATTAGCCGCCGGTACCAATACTTTAATTGCGGTAACCTGCAATGCTTCCGGTACAGCCGAAGCGGTGGTATTTAAGAAGCTAACAACGATAACGCCAATAATGCCGCAGGCAATCGCCATTTTTTTCGGGTTATGCATGGTCTCGGCCACATTGCGATTTTTAATCATCAATGCTGCTGCACCCCAGTTAGGAATAATGCGATGGTCAACATCTTGCGTAAACGCACCCGCCGCAACGGAAGACGCCCATGCGTTAAAGAAGAAGCCCAAACCAAAGGAGAAATGCGAGGCTGGATCGCCTTCACAAGAGTTCAGTTCACCCAAGGTACGAAATGCGCCCATGCCCTGAACCGTAGGCGCATGAAACATTCGCGCTGCACCGGCACCGACGCCGACACCAACCAGTCCGCCGATGATAATCGACTTAAAAAGAATGATTAAAAACATCAGTATATCCTTTCATTTATAGCCAACGTTTTTATTTAGAGACGAAAACAACCTTATCTGTATTAATGATTGTTACGCTCACGGTAATATCTAAGGCTACGGTATAAGTCCTCTTTTCGCGGGGAAGAAAGAAGAACAGAAATTTCTCTTTTTTTACCGACTCTTCCGCGCTTAATACCTTCACGTCCTGGGGTTCAATGCGTAATAAGATATTTTGTGTCGACTTCAATACCGTATTCTGGACATGACCTAATGCGCTGGCGAAAGCCTTAGCTTTAGTATCCCCTTTCCCTTTGACCTTAACCTGGGTGGTATATTGTTCTTTCATTACGGATTGCCATGTTTCTTAATATAAGCTTCAACCAGTTTCTGACCGAGTTCTTCTTTATCCATAAAACCAAAACCTAATACTTTACAACCTTCATTTATTGCCGTTACGCCCTCTTCAATAGAGCGCATTCCGTATTTCGCTTTATAGCCATATTTAGTTTGTGCCGTAATAGCGCCTGCGCCACCGCTGCCGCAAAATGAAATACCGAGGTCAGCCTGTTCTTTATTCATCACATCGCCCAATTTCATATCTGCGGCAACGCCAGGAATCACAATAGATTTTGCCCCGGCCAACTCAATACCCTGACCGACTTTCTGACCTTTACCCAAACGGTCGCCAATCACAACGGTAATTTGACTCATAATTTTTTCTCCAAGGCTGAATTTATGAATTATTATCTTTGGCTACTTCAAAATGCACGGACAATAAATAGGCTTCCTCAATGGGCAAATTCCCCAATGAATCGACTACTTGCTGAGCCATTCTCATTGAATCTGCTGATATTTCGTCAAATAATGACTTATCCACTTCCGGCAGTGGTTCACCAGTAATAGAGCGCAGCACCATAGCCCGAATATGTGAGGTCAACATCTGCTGCTGAACATCATTGGTATAAATATTCTCGGCATTCAGCATGGCCATTATATCCGCCAATAACCATTGAGTTTTCTCAATGCCATCATCGACATCGAGTTTATTCTCAGTATTTACAGATACGGCTCCATCATTCACGCTAGCGTTCCTCTGTACTGTGCTGATTTATTTTCTGACTGCAAAGAAAAGTTCATGGCGTTAAATCTTATTCCTTTCCTTTACGCTATAGCCTTACCCTACCCCTAAGCGTAAAAAGTATGTAGCCTGTTTTTTTCCAGTTCGAAGTGGAAATAAAGTGAGCAATATTGATCCAATTCGCAAAATCCGCGGTACTGGGCCTTCCCAGTGAATTTTCACTTTTTTAAAGCTAGCGCTATCCATAAATGTTTATAAACGATAAAACAGAAAAAAACGCCGAAGAAATAACAGGAAAATATCATGCAAAATCTTAGAACTTGCGATGATTCAGCTATTTTATAAGAAGATTAAATAGGGAAAACAGGGTAAGAGAATAAATATCCTTATTTTATTTCAGCATAAAAAATGGCAATTATGGAAAATAACGAGATCAAGATCACCTTTTATCAAAAGATAAAGCAAGAAAAGCTTCGTGATCCGGATCTCTTTCTTTTCTCGCCAGAAGCGCCTAGTATCAGACTAATAATCTGATATTTTCTAACACCCCCTCTCCTATGGCGCGGGGGTGTTGTTTTTATGTTTTCTGTACTTGAATTGGAGAGTGGTATGACCAAGCCAACCATCACGATTAACGAGCTGGACGCCGAACGTTTGGATGCGTTGTTGGCACAACCTGCTTTTGCTGACACAGCGATTGCCGATGCACTGAATGAAGAGCTGGATCGCGCTGACATTCTGCCTCCGTCAGAAATACCTGCTGACGTAGTCACCATGAATAGCCGGGTTCGTTTTCGTGATTTGAATAATCAGGAAGAGCATATTCGCACGCTGGTCTACCCCGCATCGCTGAAAGATAGTAACGAACAAATCTCGGTTATGGCTCCGCTCGGCGCCGCATTACTGGGATTACATGTTGATAATGAGATTAACTGGAAACTGCCGGGTGGGGATGAAGCCCGCATTAAGGTATTAGAACTGCTGTATCAACCAGAAGCCGCCGGTGAATATCACCGTTAATACCTTCGCGTTTTAGCGATGAAGGGTGGTAGATCGTCGATCTCTCACCCTTTTATGCATCAAGTGTTAAATCCATTTACTTCTCAATACTCTTTATTCCTTAAGCGCACTCATTATTTAGCCTGACTCATTCTTTCAAGCTATAGCATCTTAACGGTATTTTTTATGGTAAGTGTTGCGGGTGTCTTTGAATTCCTGCGCCACCTTTCGCGCCTCTTCCAGCTTGCCTTGATCGGCTAAAGCCAGAGATTGATCGATTTGACCGATCAGTATGGTTAATCCATGACGATAATCTTGTACTTCTGCGCTATCTGGCGCCTTGCCCTTTAATTTAGGCGGAATGCCTTTCTGCGCATCCAACGCCGCGCTGCGCATCCCCTGTAGGCCTTGTTTGAAGCTTTCCAGCGAATCGGTTTTCAGAACCGCACTGTAATTGCTCGCAATGGTATCCATATCTTCCGCAATATCATTTGCCATTGCCAAAGTGCTAGCGCTTAGCAGTATGGCGGCCACTAACACTTTTATTTTCTGACTCATGCTCACGCTCCTTATAATTATTGTTAATAGTTTGTATCACTCATAACATAGGTGGCTAGCAGGGAAACAGGCAATAGAATTTTTGTAAAACACTGAAAATTTAATGGTAGCAGCAATGAGACATAAAAATGGCCGAGGGCATTAGCCATCGACCATTTTACTACAGATTTTTATGCCACAATATTTGAACCCATTCCCGCTAATCGAGCGTGATTAACGAAAAAAATCCAAAGGATTATTCACCAGCAATTTTCATTTCTGGAAGTAATATTGAACCGCACTGAATATTACTGCGTGTTTCAATATCACTGCCTGCGCTAACCATATTGCGCAGCATGTCTTTAAGATTACCTGCAATGGTAATTTCACTGACCGGATACTGAATTTCACCGTTCTCCACCCAGAAACCGGCGGCACCGCGAGAATAATCACCGGTTACGGTGCTTACGCCCTGACCCATCAGTTCCGTTACTACCAGGCCTCTGCCCATCTTCTTAAGCATTCCGGCGAAATCCAGCCCTTGCCCAGCAATACGCCAGTTATGGATTCCGCCAGCATGACCGGTGCTTTTCAGACCCAGTTTACGCGCCGAATAGCTGGTAAGCAGGTAGGTTTGCAGAACGCCGTCTTTCACAATTTCGCGACGCTGGGTACGTACCCCTTCGCTATCAAAAGGCGTAGAAGCCAACCCGCCCAACAGGTGCGGATGCTCTTCGATGGTCAGCCATTCAGGCAAAATCTGTTTGCCGAGATGATCGAGCAAAAAGGTAGATTTGCGATATATATTCCCGCCGCTAATGGCTGAAACCAAATGCCCAAACAGGCCGGTAGCGACTTCTGCAGCAAATAACACCGGAGCCTTCATAGTTGGCAGTTTACGCGGTGACAGGCGAGACAGGGTGCGACGAGCGCACTCTGCGCCGACCCACTCTGGGCTGGCCAGATCTTCCAACCGGCGGCTGATGCTGTAAGCGTAATCACGCTCCATATCACCGTCAAACTCTGCAATCACGCTACTGGATATCGAATGGCGACTTGAGCAATAACTTTTCAGCATACCGTGGCTGTTTCCGAAAACCTTGATGCCATAGTGACTGTTAAAACTACCGCCTTCGGTATTGGTAATGCGCTTATCGGCCTTTAATGCCGCCTGCTCGGCTCTAGCTGCCAGTTGAATGCCGCGATCGGCGTCCAACTCCGCGGGATGGAACAGATCCAACTCCGGCGCATCAAACGCCAGCAAGGATTTATCTGCCGGGCCTGCATAAGGATCCGGCGAAGTATAGCGAGCGATATCCAACGCAGCCTGGACGGTGCGGGCCACTGCGTCTGGATTCAAATCAGTGGTGGACGCGCTGCCTTTCCGCTGCTGGTGATAAACGGTAATCCCCAGCGCACCATCGCTGTTGAACTCCACGTTTTCCACCTCGCCAAAGCGGGTGCTGACGCTAATACCCGTAGTTTTAGTAACGGCGACTTCGGCCGCATCCGAACTGGCGCGAGCCAGTTCCAAAGCTTGTGCAACAGCTTGTTCCAGCGTTTTACGCTGTTCTGCAACTTGAGTGACTACTTTCATCGATCTGCCATAATTAATGAGATAATCGTTCAGGAAAGTGCCGTGACGGCGTAGTAATACGACGATTTACACGGATAAAATGTAGAGCGCCATGGCTTTGAGTCTAACAGGATCTGCGTACAATTTCGCAGAAAGCCAACAACCTGATAGGATTAGCCTCTTTTTAAGGAATGACACCATGAACAAACAGCCCGAAGACTGGCTAGACGAAGTCCCAGAAGATAAAAATGAAGATGATGATGAGATTATCTGGGTCAGTAAAAGTGAAATTAAACGCGATGCCGAAGCGCTGAAAGATCTGGGCACCGAGCTGGTAGAGCTGGGCAAAAACGCGCTGGAAAAAATCCCGCTGGACGAAGATCTGCTGGCTGCCATTGAACTGGCGCAGAAGATCAAAAAAGAAGGCCGTCGCCGCCAGATCCAATTGATCGGTAAAATGCTGCGCGCCCGTGATGTTGAACCCATTCAGATCGCACTGGATAAGTTAAAAAACCGCCATAATCAGCAGGTTTCGCTGTTCCATAAACTGGAAGTGCTGCGCGACCGATTGGTAGAGGAAGGTGATGACGCGGTGCCTACCGTGTTGGATCTGTATCCCGATGCCGATCGCCAGCAACTGCGTAGTTTGATCCGTAATGCCCAGAAAGAAAAGGCAGCCAACAAGCCGCCAAAAGCATTCCGTCAAATCTTCCAGTACCTGCGTGAACTTTCCGAGAAGCAGCTATGATCGGACGGAGCCGGGAGTCTGCCACAGACCCCGGTTCCGACTAACAAATATTAAAGCGTAAACTGCCAGACAATTCTTCTTCCGCCTCTTCGAACAGTAGAATAATCGCGCCAAAACGCCGTTTCCGGCGGTGATTGAGATGAATAAACTCAATTTCCACCGGTAAACTGATAGCTCCGGTTACCGTATCCCACAATGCATCCAGATTGGCGCCGAAATCTTCGCCCAAAGAAAACTTCTGCGAAAAATCGTGATAAAATGCGGGAAGATCCGCGATATGGTCAAAATCAAACGTCACTTTCACCATCTTCTCACTCCACCCGAACAAAATTCTTATAATGATCCTGAGTCAGATAAATCAGGCCATCATTGGAATAGAGCAGCCGATCCGTTCCCCGATGGCCACACTGATAGTTGACGTCCGCTTCACGCCATATCCGATTATTCGCCTTGGGTAACGAACCTTCACGGTTTGAAAAACGATCGCCACCGATAGCTTTCCCCGGTAATACCTGGCATAAATTGCCGTCTTTCGGATTCCAACCTTGCTCACGCGCCTGCTTTTTCGTGATATAAAAATCCGGCAACCGGTTGTTTTGTTTTAGGTATTTCACCACTTTTTCATGCTGGGTCAGTTGGTCGATAGAGTCAGTTCGGCTGACTTTATTACTCTGCTGATGGCTACGCGTCTGCTCCTGACTATCGGCCTGCGCTATCACCGGTGTTGACGTCGGCACAGAGGCCGGCGCTGTTCCCCGCTCGTTTCCCTGAATGACCGCGACAATTAATACCACCGCCGCCGCCAGAATTCCCACCAGACGTTTGTTCATGATTTTCCAAATCAATTTGCTCGGCTAAAAAAGAGAGCTGACGCCGATGAGCGCCAGCGCTTTTCCGTTGATTTATTGGCTATAAATTACCTAAATGTAAGGTTTTCACTTCCATAAACTCATCCAAACCCAGCACCGAACCTTCACGACCCAAACCAGATTCTTTCACACCGCCAAAAGGCGCTAATTCAGTAGAAACCGAACTATCGTTAATGCCGATCATGCCGCTTTCCAGCGTCTCGGACACGCGGAATACTCTTTTCAAATTTTGAGTATAGAAGTAAGCCGCCAGACCGAAAGGTGTGTTATTCGCGCGCTCAATCACCTCTTCTTCGGTCTTGAAACGGAAGCAGGCTGCCAGCGGGCCAAAAGTTTCCTCACTTGCTACTTTCATCTCTTCGGTAGCCTCGGCAATGACAGTAGGCTGGAAGAAGTTGCCACCCAATGCGTGACGTTCACCGCCCGCCAGCAGACGCCCGCCTTTCGCCAATGCGTCCTTGACGTGATCCTCAACTTTTTTTACGCCAGCAGAGTTGATTAGCGGCCCCAGGTTTACCCCTTCATCCATCCCGTTGCCGACTTTAAGTTTTTTCACTTCGGCAGCCAAACGGGTGACAAACTGTTCGTAAATACCATCCTGAATATAGAAGCGATTGACGCAGACGCAAACCTGACCAGCATTGCGGAATTTGCAAGCCATAGCTCCGGCAACTGCCGCATCCAGATCGGCATCGTCAAAGACGATATAAGGCGCATTTCCCCCTAATTCCATCGAGATTTTCTTCATGGTTTCTGCGGCGTTGCGCATTAGGGTTTTGCCAACCTCGGTGGAGCCGGTAAAGGAAATTTTACGCACTTTCGGGCTGGCCATAATGACATCGCTGATGGCGTGAGTGTCGCCAGCAACGCCATTTAACACGCCGGCCGGCACACCGGCTTTCTCTGCCAGAGCCAGCAGTGCGAAAGCAGAAAGCGGAGTGTTATTGGCAGGTTTAATCAAACCGGTACAGCCCGCGGCTAACGCAGGACCCAGCTTGCGAGTTAGCATCGCCAGCGGGAAGTTCCACGGCGTAATCGCTGCGACTACGCCCACCGGTTCACGAGTGGCAAAGATACGCGCGCCGGTTTTTGCCGGAGGAATAATTTCACCGTTGGCACGTTTAGCCTGCTCACTAAACCACTGAATGAAGCTGGCGGCATAATCTACTTCACCCAAAGCTTCTTTCAAGGGCTTACCTTGCTCTGCGACCATTAATTCGGCCAGATACTGACGGTTTTCGACGATAAGCTGATACCAGCGCTGTAGAATCTCGGCACGCTGTTTGGCCGGCGTTTTACGCCAGGCAGGGAAAGCCTCATGGGCTGCTTTGATCGCCGCCTCGGTTTCACTTTTACCGGCTTTAGCCACCTGAGCCACCAATTCACCCGTGGCTGGGTTCAATACATCAAAGGTTTCTGCGGCCTGATACCATTTTCCACCGACATAGTAGCCAGTTTTAAACAATTCATGTTTCTGTAACGGATTATCCAGATGTGTTGAAGCGGACATCTTTAGGCCTCCTGATCGGCAAAGGGCTGCCCACAATAGGCAACGAGGAAGGGGGGAGCGTGAGTTGAGTATAGCCCTTGATGGTGGCAGGAAAACAGGCTCCCTGCCGCCAATAGCTTATTGAATGAGCGCGTGCTGGTATCTGTGCAACATATCTGCAAGACGTTTGACCGTTTGAGTAACAGAGACAGGAGCATGATATTCAACCAGTTTTTGCTGGTAATCACTTAATTCCTGTAGCAGACGGAAAAAGTAGTGGCGTCGCTTTTGCTCGTTTTTCGACGTCATCACCCGATCGGCGGTATGGCGAATCTGTTTATGGAAGGCGCTTAACTCGGCGTTGACTGGAATCTCGGTATTATTCAGCCTTTGATGAGCGACAATCAGCAACAGAGCCAAACGGTACTTGGCGATATCACCGGGGAACATCATCAGCAATTGGTTGAGCTGCTGATATAACGCTGGCAAATGGTTATCGCTGCGGCGGGCTTGGTTAGTGGTCAGAGCCGCCACCGCGCTGTACACAAAACGGTTGAGCAACGTTCTACCGGTACGCACTTTAGCGTTATCACGAATCAGCAGCAGCACGATCAGAGAAACAAAACAGCCGACCATCTGGCCGAGGGCGCTATCCAGAAACAGGCTAACGTTGAATTCCATGGGGTTGCTGAGCACCAAAATGTTAATAGTACCCGCCAGCGTGCCCAAGGAGCCCAGCCGCCGTTTCTGCACTTCCACGCCGATAATAAATGCCAGTAACCCCAAGCTAATGCATAACAGCAGTAAACTTTGCTGAGTCGAAGGCAGAATAAACATGAAGTACAGCGCTCCCATCGGCAACGCCATTAACATACCGATGAGAAAGTCCATCGCCACCATGCGCGGATTGGGCGTTCGCATCGCCAGAGAGGTTACAACCGCTATCATGACCATACAGCCCGCCCCCGATGTCCAGCCGGTCCACAACCAGAACAGGCCGCCGATCGCAGTAGCAATACCGGTGCGTAGGCCATTGATCATCGCGTGATGGCCCTCCGCCGAGGTGTGTTTTATTTCAGGCTCGGTGGTTAACAGCTCTTCTTCAACGCTGCTAATACTGCTGTTGGTATGAATGCCCTTCGCCAGCAACAAATAGCGAGTGGCGGCACCAACCCAGCTACTGATGGTCAAAGGCACGGCACTACTGTGACTACCCGCGAAATGCTGACGTAACACTTTCATTTGCTTATGAATATCGCCGCAGTTATCTGCGGGTGTACTCAGTAGCGCTTTCAGTTCATCGGTTAGATAATCAGGATGATTAATCAAAATCAAATAGGTTTCACAGGCCTGAGTAATCATAGCGAGGGATTGGCCGTGTAACGCCTGTAAGCGGCGATCGCAGCGCTGCCAGCGTGAGGATTCCATCATCAGATAGCTACGCATCCCTTTCAATGCACTGGTATTTTTCACCAAATCATTCCACGCACGGTCGATATCTTCTTTATCCGCAGAGTGGATGCACAAATGCAGCAGGTGATACTGATCCACCAGCAGTTTATCGATCAGTCGATCGATATCCTGTTTGATGGATCGCGGAGAAAACAGCAGATCCGCGATCACCGCACAGACGATCCCCAGCACAATCTCGCTACAGCGTTCCACCGCAAACTGCGGCGTTAGCAACGGCGTTTCTCCGGTAGTCACAATGATGATCAATGCGGTGTAGCCAGCTAGACCGAAAGCGTAGGAATTCTCGACTTTCACCAGCGAGGAAATCCAGGTACAGACACCAGCCCAAACACAGCACAGTATTAGCGTCAGTACCGGTGCTCTTATGGTCAGAACGATAATGATCAGGCCACCAATACAGCCAATGAATGTGCCAATAATCCGCAGCCAGCCGCGGTGACGAATAGCGCCGGAAAAAGGTTCGCCACCGGCAGCAAAGGCTGGTCCAGCAGCAACAATCGCCGCCGTCATCACCGACCAACGCGGAGTTTCCAACTGAAAATGGAAGCCCAGAAACAGCGCCGCTATAATGGCAAAGCTCAGTTTGAACGCAAAGCGATAGCGGATAAACCTTTGGCTAGTGAACATACTTCCCCTTAGCCGAACTCACGCAGGCGATGCATTAGCTGAATCAAACCCGAAGCATGGCTTGGCTCGCGACCATTCGGCCCGGTAATCACTACGGTGGCAGTGGTGCCCGCAGGATACGGATGCTGTTGATCTTCCTCATCTAAACGAACTTTTACCGGCACACGCTGAGCTAAACGAACCCATTCCAGATTATTATCGATCGTCGCCAGCCCCTTACTATCGGCCTTGCTGCTGCTGTTAGTCACCCCTGCGGATACGCTATCGACGGTGCCGTGCATAATACGATGACTACCCAACGGGGTGATTTCGACGCGATCCCCTCTGCGTACACCTTCCAGCTTGGTTTCTTCCAGATAGGCCAGTACGTAAAACGTGTCTTTTTTCACTAGCGCTACCGCAGTAGCGCCTCGGGTAATAAATTCACCAGCATGAACATTCAAGTTAGTGACCCAACCCTGAGCTGGCGCACGCACCGTGGTTCTTTCCAAATCGAGTTTTGCCAGATCGCGCACCGCGATGGCTTTTGCCAGTTGGTGTCTGACGGTTTGCAACACGTTGGTGGACTGATCGATTTCTTCCTGTGACAAAGCCTGCACCCCTAAACGCAGACGACGGCTGGACTCACGCTGTTTCTCCGCCGCTAATGTTTGATAGTAGGCCACATCGGCTTCGGCACTGGCCAACGCCTGCTCGTAACGGGGACGATCGATAACAAACAATACCTGACCTTTTTCTACCAATTGGTTATCCACCACCGGCACATCGGTAATTAAACCGCTGACGTCGGGCGCGATGGCGACCACGTCGGCGGTAAATTTGGCATCACGAGTCCAGGGGGATTCGGTATAAAACGCCCAGATTTTAAAAATGGCCATTACGGCCAGCAGTACCACAACCAAGGTGATACCGATTCGGATTATTTTTATCAGAAATGTACTCACGGTAACCTCAGGAAAAGAAACGAGACGTTAAATAAAAAAGGCAACAGAACAGCGCCGTATTAAACAAAGCCGGGTGCCAGACAAATTCATAAATACCCGT carries:
- a CDS encoding DUF4310 family protein, with protein sequence MDEQTKDGFWYADWSFPIFVGVLSSGVFAGTHMYYLYGIGAFNEVAFVSMLRAGMDTGVYGAVAAFGASFLFARIIEGSLVGILDIGGAIQTGVGLGVPALLLGAGFVFPVANFAASLVTGLVIGIAIGYLIILARKFTINQSDSTYGADVMMGAGNSSGRFLGPLIILSAMAASIPIGIGSLAGALLFYLWSKPITGGAILGAMILGSLFPVAIS
- the cybC gene encoding cytochrome b562, translated to MSQKIKVLVAAILLSASTLAMANDIAEDMDTIASNYSAVLKTDSLESFKQGLQGMRSAALDAQKGIPPKLKGKAPDSAEVQDYRHGLTILIGQIDQSLALADQGKLEEARKVAQEFKDTRNTYHKKYR
- a CDS encoding ribonuclease, yielding MNKRLVGILAAAVVLIVAVIQGNERGTAPASVPTSTPVIAQADSQEQTRSHQQSNKVSRTDSIDQLTQHEKVVKYLKQNNRLPDFYITKKQAREQGWNPKDGNLCQVLPGKAIGGDRFSNREGSLPKANNRIWREADVNYQCGHRGTDRLLYSNDGLIYLTQDHYKNFVRVE
- a CDS encoding PRD domain-containing protein, which gives rise to MNDGAVSVNTENKLDVDDGIEKTQWLLADIMAMLNAENIYTNDVQQQMLTSHIRAMVLRSITGEPLPEVDKSLFDEISADSMRMAQQVVDSLGNLPIEEAYLLSVHFEVAKDNNS
- a CDS encoding DUF4312 family protein, coding for MKEQYTTQVKVKGKGDTKAKAFASALGHVQNTVLKSTQNILLRIEPQDVKVLSAEESVKKEKFLFFFLPREKRTYTVALDITVSVTIINTDKVVFVSK
- a CDS encoding NAD-dependent succinate-semialdehyde dehydrogenase; this encodes MSASTHLDNPLQKHELFKTGYYVGGKWYQAAETFDVLNPATGELVAQVAKAGKSETEAAIKAAHEAFPAWRKTPAKQRAEILQRWYQLIVENRQYLAELMVAEQGKPLKEALGEVDYAASFIQWFSEQAKRANGEIIPPAKTGARIFATREPVGVVAAITPWNFPLAMLTRKLGPALAAGCTGLIKPANNTPLSAFALLALAEKAGVPAGVLNGVAGDTHAISDVIMASPKVRKISFTGSTEVGKTLMRNAAETMKKISMELGGNAPYIVFDDADLDAAVAGAMACKFRNAGQVCVCVNRFYIQDGIYEQFVTRLAAEVKKLKVGNGMDEGVNLGPLINSAGVKKVEDHVKDALAKGGRLLAGGERHALGGNFFQPTVIAEATEEMKVASEETFGPLAACFRFKTEEEVIERANNTPFGLAAYFYTQNLKRVFRVSETLESGMIGINDSSVSTELAPFGGVKESGLGREGSVLGLDEFMEVKTLHLGNL
- a CDS encoding DUF4311 domain-containing protein, translated to MFLIILFKSIIIGGLVGVGVGAGAARMFHAPTVQGMGAFRTLGELNSCEGDPASHFSFGLGFFFNAWASSVAAGAFTQDVDHRIIPNWGAAALMIKNRNVAETMHNPKKMAIACGIIGVIVVSFLNTTASAVPEALQVTAIKVLVPAANILVNTVMPVIFWLAAIDAGRRSGFWATIFGGLAQLIMGNAVPGLVLGILIGKGVEESGWNKVTKIMMAVIVLLFVLSGFFRGFDMKFLESFSLGVPVWLDSIHNALSGK
- a CDS encoding glycine-rich SFCGS family protein, with translation MSQITVVIGDRLGKGQKVGQGIELAGAKSIVIPGVAADMKLGDVMNKEQADLGISFCGSGGAGAITAQTKYGYKAKYGMRSIEEGVTAINEGCKVLGFGFMDKEELGQKLVEAYIKKHGNP
- the rnk gene encoding nucleoside diphosphate kinase regulator; protein product: MTKPTITINELDAERLDALLAQPAFADTAIADALNEELDRADILPPSEIPADVVTMNSRVRFRDLNNQEEHIRTLVYPASLKDSNEQISVMAPLGAALLGLHVDNEINWKLPGGDEARIKVLELLYQPEAAGEYHR
- a CDS encoding barstar family protein — protein: MVKVTFDFDHIADLPAFYHDFSQKFSLGEDFGANLDALWDTVTGAISLPVEIEFIHLNHRRKRRFGAIILLFEEAEEELSGSLRFNIC
- the yjgA gene encoding ribosome biogenesis factor YjgA, whose product is MNKQPEDWLDEVPEDKNEDDDEIIWVSKSEIKRDAEALKDLGTELVELGKNALEKIPLDEDLLAAIELAQKIKKEGRRRQIQLIGKMLRARDVEPIQIALDKLKNRHNQQVSLFHKLEVLRDRLVEEGDDAVPTVLDLYPDADRQQLRSLIRNAQKEKAANKPPKAFRQIFQYLRELSEKQL
- the pmbA gene encoding metalloprotease PmbA — translated: MKVVTQVAEQRKTLEQAVAQALELARASSDAAEVAVTKTTGISVSTRFGEVENVEFNSDGALGITVYHQQRKGSASTTDLNPDAVARTVQAALDIARYTSPDPYAGPADKSLLAFDAPELDLFHPAELDADRGIQLAARAEQAALKADKRITNTEGGSFNSHYGIKVFGNSHGMLKSYCSSRHSISSSVIAEFDGDMERDYAYSISRRLEDLASPEWVGAECARRTLSRLSPRKLPTMKAPVLFAAEVATGLFGHLVSAISGGNIYRKSTFLLDHLGKQILPEWLTIEEHPHLLGGLASTPFDSEGVRTQRREIVKDGVLQTYLLTSYSARKLGLKSTGHAGGIHNWRIAGQGLDFAGMLKKMGRGLVVTELMGQGVSTVTGDYSRGAAGFWVENGEIQYPVSEITIAGNLKDMLRNMVSAGSDIETRSNIQCGSILLPEMKIAGE